In Xiphophorus maculatus strain JP 163 A chromosome 9, X_maculatus-5.0-male, whole genome shotgun sequence, the genomic window GTTCAGTGTTCCAGGTTTGATTCCAGAGCTTCATTTCTAATCGgcgttgttttcattttatttcttcttggcCATCATTTGGTGACTCAACATAAAATCTGGAACAAAGCTTTAGTGTCGACCAAAAGTGACAGAATTTTATAAATTTACTTCTGAGAATCCACTGATCACCCAGCCACTCATTAAACTAATTAGTTGTAGCCAGAAATATTTACCATtcttaaatatttgcatatttcatcTTCACAATAAATTCTCTGTTAGATAAACATGGGTGTACTTCATGtttgtcacaataaaagtcaaaacaagACACACTGAAAGATGAAGTAACTTTTTATCATTCAATCTTCAAAACCTAagttaaaaaaactttaataatgGGTTCTGTTTTCTCTGGGAGCCTTGGTGTCCATGGCAATGCTGTTAAACACCCTCTGTTGTGCTCCTGTTTGTCAGGGTTCTCCCACTCTGCATTTACATTCGGCATAGAGAGCCACATCAGCCAGTCCAACATCAACGGAGCTCTGGTGCCCCCTGCTGCCCTCATCAGCATCATCCAGAAGGGCCTGCAGTATGTGGAGGCTGAAGTCAGCATCAACGAGGTGGGAAACAAGCCCCTCCCCTTCATGCTACACCTGGTCCTGCTGCGGAGCGCTCCATCTTTGTTCAgctctcacttcctgtctctgtccTCTCCTGTCTCGCTCCGCAGGACGGCACGTTATTTGACGGTCGACCCATCGAGTCTCTGTCGCTCATCGACGCAGTGATGCCAGACGTGGTCCAGACGAGGCAACAGGCGTACCGGGACAAAATGGCCCAACAGCAGGCTGCAGCCTCGGCGCCGGCGTCGGCTGCAGGGGGCAGCATAGCCGGCAACGCCAAGAACGGAGAGAACACTGCCAACGGCGAGGAGAACGGAGCCCACGCCTTAGCTAGTGAGTAGGAGCTCTCTGGTTAGCAAAGCCACGGCCCACATCTGTTGGGTGTGTGACAAGTCCAACTGTGTCCACAGACAACCACTCGGATCTGATGGAGGTGGATGGAGATGTGGAGATCCCTCAGAACAAGGCCATGGTCCTAAGGGGCCACGAGTCAGAGGTGTTTATCTGTGCCTGGAATCCAGTGAGCGACCTGCTGGCGTCTGGGTCAGTTCCTCTTCCCCTACACACAGTATGCATCAGCTAGAATCTGGAAGATGTaacgtgtgtatgtgtgtgtgtctgtctagGTCTGGGGATTCGACGGCTCGTATCTGGAACCTGAGTGAAAACAGCACCAGCAGCTCCACACAGCTGGTCCTGAGGCACTGCATCAGAGAAGGAGGACAGGACGTCCCCAGCAACAAAGACGTCACCTCGCTGGACTGGAACGTGAGTTCATACCAACAAGCTGTGAGGTCTAGTTAAAGCCGCTGCCTTCAGACCAGATCATTTAACCAACCAGAGCAATTCTGGGTAGGACAGATTTACAGACAGAAGATGTTTTGTCTTTAACGTTTTGGACAGTTTAGCTTTGAGTGTGTTGCTCTCTTAGCTGACAGGATATTTTGGTCTTTGGTTATTTTGGTTAACAtctaatcaattactaaattggttaacaattatttcaataattaattaaacacaattaaTGCGATGAATTGTTACAACCCTCCAGTCATGTAACTGTTACTTTGAGTTATTAAAATACTGTgtatataaaaatgacttttaaagtattttttaagaattttctGACACTGAAGGGACGTCACTCCCCTTATGAGGGAGTGACATCATGAAATGGCAGAtagctaaaataaaagtttcaacaCTTGGTATGCGTTGATGAGGAATAGATCACTGTCACTTTACTGAAACTTCCTCTGGAACAGGAATGGACACAACACATGAACATCATCTCATTTTTCTAAATGCACACCGACACACACCACGTTGTCATGGAGCATTAGGCAGGTTGCCATGGTGACTCAGCATCAGCAGTATGgatgttggtttttgtttttccagacagATGTTGGTTAATAAGTTGAGCATGAATCTGCAGCTCTGCTTGCATCAGTAATGTTTGTGTTGCAGAGCGAGGGCACCCTGCTGGCCACAGGCTCATATGACGGCTTTGCCAGAATATGGACAAAAGACGGTGAGATGGCTTTGatggaaatgaaaaatgtttgttcataATCAGCTAGTTTTCATCATCATGTCCCTGGATCCTGTAATAACTCATCATCATCTCATTGCTATTGCTCCTATTTACTGCCATCTACTGGCAGCATTATGTAACATCTCAGTGTCAGCTGACATCAGCTTTTGTTGTCGTCTTGCAGGTAATCTAGCCAGCACCCTGGGGCAACACAAAGGCCCCATTTTTGCCCTGAAGTGGAATAAGAAAGGCAACTTTATCCTGAGTGCAGGAGTAGACAAGGTAAGCACATGATGAGAAGCCGATAACGTCTGGACTCTGACACACAGATTCATCCCTACATCTGTTCTTACAGACTACGATCATATGGGACGCTCACACAGGAGAGGCCAAGCAGCAGTTCCCCTTCCATTCAGGTACTGTAGGGTCTCCTATGGGTTGTATAGGGATTGTTGGGAACTCGTTGAACTCAACAACATCCTGCTGTCCGTCTCCCACAGCTCCAGCTCTGGATGTGGACTGGCAGAGCAACAACACGTTTGCTTCCTGTAGTACGGACATGTGCATCCACGTCTGTAAACTGGGACAAGACCGGCCTATTAAGACATTCCAGGGACACTCAGTGAGTGACGTGGAGGCAGATACTCTGTGGTTTTAAATCATACATGTTGAAAACGATGTTATTCTGTTTCTACATGTcctcatttctctctctctctgcagaaTGAAGTTAATGCAATCAAGTGGGACCCTACGGGGAACCTGTTAGCATCCTGTTCAGATGATATGACGTTGAAGGTAAAACATATCGTCTCCGTTCCACATAAAGCACAAGTTTTTCATCCCTAAAGCCTGAGCACCCCAGTTGCCATGGGCAACAGCATTTCCACTAACAAAAGCATTCCAAACGCATACTATACATGAAGTAATACTTGATATGGATACCAATATAGCATATCCACGTAGCAAGGAATGGCTCATCCAAATGACAGTgtaactaatgtttatgattgctgctttagggttagcgcaGCTAGCTTTTTAGCTAGCGGTGCTTACCACTGGCCAAGTGTAATATCAGTTCAAACTAAACAACTAAACATcttgtttagtttcttttgcaCATGTTGACTGTGGATATTCAGTGGAATTTAGCTTAACGGCTTATGAAACCTGGAACgtgacagtttttttgttgttgttgtatggtgtgtgtgttttcagatcTGGAGTATGAAGCAGGACTCGTGTATCCACGACCTGCAGGCCCACAGCAAAGAAATCTACACCATTAAATGGAGTCCTACTGGACCGGGAACCAACAATCCCAGTGCTAACCTCATGCTAGCCAGGTGAGAGTGTGTTCATGTGAGAAGACTGTGCGTCAatggctgtgtttccattatgaatgtgtgcaaatctttcTCTATATTCTTCtgatgtcgaaaaaacacaattttacaatcGTGATGTTTCtattgtattaaaaatttaattaaaatgacatgtGAATAAGTTAGTTTATgtaataagtcattaaaaatcatggcagtgaTGGATGTAAACGGTTACATGAggtatattcataattcagtcatAGTGTTAGATCTGAccgatcagccaatcagaggagacgtcgaCGTTTTATTTAGGCAAtggagcaacaagccccgcctacttgggagcGACGACATATGCTGCGTTTTGTGGAAATTGTAGttggtgattttacagaaaagttatggattcaacacgttggagtgacacacaactttttatgaagtgtgtgatgctgtgagagctctggtggagccgaaaaaccccaaaaacaaaccatcatgtTACTGCCATCAATAGTTACGtccagctgttgatcatgtgacttgtgtgatggaaaacatacatttatttcattgtggGTGAAAACCATCTCATCTTAGTGCAAAACgtttttatggaaaaatgtttttcaaaattgctatGTATCCATTAAgttagtttattcttgtaatttcagTTTGAACAATTTTACGGTCAATAGAAATACAGCTAATGAAGCGATGCATCCAAATCTGCTGACTGAATTAGGAGCTGCTCCTTTTTACTGCATTCTGTTTGTCTCGCTAATTTTAAACAGGTTCTGCTAGCCTagccaaatgttttatttcagtaactttaaccagctgtgtgtgtgtgtgtgtgtgtgtgtctgtctgcagTGCATCGTTTGACTCCACAGTGCGTCTGTGGGACGTGGACCGGGGGATCTGCATCCACACGCTGACCAAGCATCAGGAACCGGTGTACAGCGTGGCGTTCAGCCCCGACGGGCGCCACCTGGCCAGCGGCTCCTTCGACAAATGTGTCCACATCTGGAACACACAGGTAGGCAGACGAGTCTGTAGATGCTGCGACCTTGTATTGACCTCCTGTGGCCTCATACAATACCCTCTGCCTCCAGACGGGGGCGCTAGTGCACAGCTACAGAGGGACGGGCGGGATCTTCGAGGTGTGTTGGAATGCAGCGGGAGACAAAGTGGGAGCCAGCGCGTCAGATGGATCTGTGAGTACGCAGGGCTGCGAATTGGCTGCTCGTTCCCATAGCGATGCCCCAGCTGACTTCCCGCTCTTCTCTTCCAGGTGTGTGTATTAGACCTGCGGAAATAGAGCTGCTGTTCGCTGGAAGCCATGGACCGACCATGAATGTGTACATAGCCAAATGACTGTCCCTGCCTGCCCTGCGTACTGCTCACGCTTAGGCCCCGCCCACCGACTTACAGGAAGCAGGACACAGGAACAGGAAGCGAGTACCGACACAGCAGGTCCACACACGGGGATAAAGTGACAGATGGATGGAGTGGCGCCCCCCTCTGTTGGGTCAGActctcagagagaagcagaGGCGGGATGCAGCGGAAACGGAGCAGAGACGTGACGAATCGGAATATTTACCAAAATATGGAAGCTGTTTGGCTGTTTGATCTGGGAAACATTCCCATCgtcatcaaaatgtaaaacaatgaaaacgTGTTGATCTATGTTACTAGTCAGATCTTATTGTGGACATATCGGCTCCTCCACCACAGATAGGATGGCACTtagggtttctttttttttttttaaatttcagatctcttgttctatattttttatcatgtgggagggtcaaaggtcatggaGACGTCCTGCCCTCTCCCCCCAGGCAGGTGGCAGCGCCTCACTAAGCTTCACCATGCTGATCAAACTCTGGATTCCTCTGATTCATCCACACGGGCAAATAACACATGATGTCCCCCCCTTACCCCCCTTCCTGTTCTGACCTGGAAGCTgcagtagaaccagaaccaggtccagACTGTCTGCTGGtttgttctgatttttactgggagcactgggagctctgtgtgttttctactgttttccatgtcatttttacagctttttaaattaaatggaaTAGTTTCCCTTTTTTCCAGTCATAACTTGTTTCCATTCAGCAGTACAGCGCCCTCCAGTGGCTGTGAGGGAAATGTGACCTGACAGCAGACGTCGTCTCTGTGGATTTAGTCAGGACAGTGTACCATCGCTCCAACCATTGAATGGTTTCCACTGAACCAGTTCCAGTGTGAAACTGGCACTAGTGCTGTTCTTGACAGCAGTGGTTTGTGTTTCAACTGGTACCGATCAACTGGTTGGGCTGGGCCAGAACTTCTCATGGAGACCAAtaataacaaaccaaaacttTGCATACACCATGTTTGAACCTCTGAAGTCCAGCTCTGGTTTAAGAATAAGCGCTTAGCTGGCAGAAAAGACCCAGTTAGGGAACATGAAATATTTACTAAGTCTCTTCTTGGAGCTGCACCAATAAATCAGCCTGGGATCTGATTGATCAGCCAATACACACATGGAAAACCAATCTTATCCACTTTCACATCAGACACCGTCTCCTCCTGTGAGAGAGGACTGACTGACCACCAGGTCACGTCTGCACATGCATGGTTAGCAGTGGTCACCTCTTCATTGTCTACTTAGTGACTTTTAGAAACTATTCTGACAAAGATATTGGTATAtgccaaaattggaatcagcAGGATTTTCCTCCTCTAGTCTGTTTGATTCTCTCATAAattcttgtcttgtttttgctAACAGGTTGATTTCTACGGCCAGCTGTTTGGCTTTTCTGTCCTCTGTTCAGCTGAGCTGTTGCTCAGAGCAACAGGATGTTCCAGTCACAacagctgaggacaggaagggCTGTAGGAATCCAGTTGGTGCAAAACTCTTTACaggtttcaacatttttaaaacattctaaTCCAGCCAATGTTGACGGTCCTAAATAAGCCGGTTCAAATCAGAACGAAAGGAGCTTTAAACCTGGTGTGAACATCTGGGCTGATCTAAGAATACTCGGTTGTCGTATTAAAGAAAACGGATggagatgattttttttgtcacatcttCACCTGATTACAATCGTCTTTGTTGTGTCGGCTCCAGTTTCACTTGTTATTCTTCGGCTTGATTTAAGCAGTACTGGTCCCAGTGTAGTGGTGAACCTGGACAGACTGGGACAGTACTGGTGGACCTGGACAGACTGGGACAGTACTGGTGCCGTTCCACcggctgcagcaggaaaacatttcatCCCCCAGACGCCGTTCCAGACATGCAGTCCCCACAAATCAGCTGGAGATGTTCACGTCTCTTTAATGATGACTGAGCATGGCTGAAAAGGAGTGTTTCCATAGCGACCACACATCCTCTGTGTTTTGCCCGTGTTCATGCAGGTTTCACAAAGGAAGAACTAATGAGCTCTGAGCTGTTCAGGTCTGCTCCCTGcatcatgacctctgacctccagtcTGCTCCTCACCAAACCTCTGCTCAGTTTTCTACTCTTCTAAAGCCACCCTGTCATTTCACTCATTTAGAAACATGAGGCGAGCAGATGATGGCTTGGttctttttaccttttcctTACAGCAATTAACCACTAAATGAATCAGTTTCCATAACAACGTGATCTGTTGGAAACATTTGTCCAAGtgacagagaaaagaaatttatctttaattctaaaataaaaaaaaacaggattgcAATGAAATATGAATGTAATTTTCCAACCAAGCAACAGATCTGGGCACAGCAGATGTTTGATGGGAGGATCAGATCTGGAGGTGgagctggttgccatggttgcagctatttttttttaactgttgacATGGTTTATACATGAAACCGAACACAggacatttacagaaaatactCTGGGTATAAAACCTAGCTGCTTTTTTGTCTCTGATCTCTGATgttaaaaatatcaactctTTCTACTtctgatcaaattaaaaaaggaaaaatgagtGAATTGGAGCTTGTAAGCTTTACTGGACCAAAACCTTCCAGAAGCTTCTCCCTCTGACAGCTGCTGCTGACCGTTGTGTTTCCGCCTCCCCAAGCAGAACTCTGGACTTCTGGACTCCACAGATTGATTCATGTTCCTTTGATTCATGTTCCTGGTTTACGTCTTGTgtgtgatttaaaagaaaattttttttgtttgtttgtttttcttgactgTATCTGAAGTTCTGAAATCCAAACTTTCAAGCGGCCATCTTGGACAAGCCGGGGCGTTGCTGAAGCTGCGTCCGGGTCTGGATCAGTCCCCAGGGCTCCATCAGCgcgttttctgtttttctttgcagcttGCATCTCATCCATCTGTGTCATCATTTAAGTCAGATCAGTAAAACTTCAGtgcagaataaaatatattttgataagaggtttgagttttgatttttctgtgtgGGGGAAATGAAGTGTGAGCGCTGGGGGGAAAAACGAGACAAAACAcccaacaaaagaagaaaaaagaaatcggTGACAGtcgtgtttgttttattttatgtcaaaacacaaagaattgATTTTGGGtttatgaacaaaataaaactttgatttcAATGTTCTTGAGCACTTatgttagtttttctcagttgccgacattttcaaaataacagttatgcaacaacaaaaaaaagcaaagttaaaaaTACTTATGGCATTCATGTCCATGAGGAATGTTGTACATACTGCTGTGAATTAAAGAACATGAAAAATTGAATGTCCAGAATGTTAAAACAATGGTTTCTACAGTTTTTCTACAGATTTGACCGTTTACTGTAaccaaaacctgaaaaaagtttgaagaaTTGAAGCCTTCAGGATGATGGGACAACGTTCCACATTTGTTCTGCATTTCCTAGTTTTACCTCAGAACAGCTTGTTGGACGTCACCCTGCAGGTTCTGTGCTTCAGAACCACAGTCCataatctaataaataaatattgggATGCAATAAAAGGGCCCAACATGGAGAgttcagttattaaaaacactttattaatcccagcaTGATTATAAAACATCACCATACATCACCACCATATGAAACCAGCGCCACTGTTCATCATAATGTTACACTCAAAAACCAAACCACAATTCAAGGTCACTGTTCTTTGGCAAACTGTAaccttttgttttcaacattgTGACAGTGTGGAGCTTTTGTCTCAATTTGTAATTATAATAGTGTAGCttaaaaaactgcataaaaGTGTAATATTTCTTGCCAGTTGTCTCAGAAAGTGACGCACTTTTTGTTGAGATTcattaagttttaattttttgctatTTCAAAAGTTTCTGAGGTGACTGGTGAGAAATGTTACACTTTTACCCAATATTTTTTGACCCAATactgtttcagtgtttttctgggttttctTGGCTCATTCCACTAAGCACCTGCCTATTCTGCATTTCCTAAACATTTTTCCCTTCAAGGACTTTTGAAGGACACTGTTGTGAGTGAGGTCCAGAGTGTCTCCGTTCCCAGACAGGACTGTACTACGACCAGCATATAGACCCATCAGAAGCTCCCGTTTACAGGATGAATGACCTCACTGACTGAACTcttcactaaaatgttttttttttttttattcattttaaaataatgtcacaATCTGGAGGTTTCCTAATGCTCTACTACAGATGACAGTTAATGAGCGGCTGGTCGTCCTACACTGACTGCTCACGTCTTGAGCTGCTGTCATTTCGACCCGACTTTCCAGTCAGTGTTTCAGAAGTTCAAAGTTCATTTCCAGAGGATTCAGGTGTTGAACTGTTCATCCTTCCATCAGCAGATTCTGAGCCCAACGTTCAGGTGAAAATATTAGGAGGCCAAACCACTCTGATACACTCCACTTGTAACAATACTCTTCCATTATGCCATTTACATCAGTTGTTGGAAGTTCAGAAGATGTGCATTTCCACTAGGGGtctgctaactgctgctgccgctagtctgaaggagctgaatgggggaggggaaagctcagctggagactgaacctcagaggaggagctttgtgaaATTAGGCAGCACTTTGTCAGTCTGAGCATTTAGGCACCCCCACAGGGTTGCCTTGGAGATCTAAGGATTtctaaacatgcatgaaagaaacaaagcaacattacaggtatgtttttgatgagggaataacattataatattatgcaatataaaaaatagagataattttacataatatcaGAAGGCAAACAATATTACATAATGTCTTCTGAATGACTCAGTGTCTCCTTGTCTGCAGACCTTGGCAAATATCAGTTAAACGTGCATAAAGATGGATTTTTCAATGTTTGGCAGCAAGTGAGGAGAGGAGGAACCCCACTCCAAATAGTTCCAGTTTGGTAAAGTCAAACTGAACTTTACCAGTTTGACTGGGGCCTCATGTACAAAGACTGGCAGCCAGAGGAATCAGCCAGAGGAATGCCACTGGCCCCATCAAGGTACAGAACGAAATATTCACATCGCCTTGTTGATGGGCATGAGAAAGTATTAATGGCCTGGAAGGAAGGGGTGTAcacaccatccatccatccagacaGACGTGTGTATTTTAATGTCTTAAAAATTTCAGCGCAattcatcacatttttgttATCTTCCGTACAAAAACCCAGAGCAGGAACcttggttttgtgtttcttgtaCACCcgtaaatctgatgcacaagcgACACCCACAAACAGTGATGGAAGAGCATTTCTGGATAAAACACAGCCATAAAcgtctgaccaatcacacatgaCATCACACAGAGCTCTGTGTGAAAACATTCATCCACAGCGGCTCTCATTGACGGAATTGTGTGACGAAAAATGCGTCCTCTAGTTCACAGGTTCTCCTCTTCTCACCAGGCCCGGTCAAAAAgacagagctgtgtgtgtgtgtgtgtgtgtgtgtgtgtgtgtgtgtgtgtggtgtcaTGTGATTGGTCAggagtgtgtgttgtgttttatcCAGAAATGCACCCAGACAGCAACGTTGACATTTCACTTCAACGAGTTTCTAATCCAAATCCACGAGGAGAGTTTATCAGACATGATGAAGAATTATTTCTCTGATTCTTTACAGAATCCCTACAAAGACAAATATCAAATAGCATTTTCATTCTTAGCCAACATTGTGTCCTCTGAATCATCTCAGCCGCTGTCAGGAAACAACCGCTCTCTGCAACGCATAATATACTCATCAGTAGGAGGCGCTGTCTCCAGGCGCTCTGTGCTGTGTATGAACGGTGTGTGGAATATAAACAGGCCGACTGTTCCACCCACTGATTTACTGCTGCCTGCTAACGCTAGCAGAAGACAAGACGAATGTTCTTCATGCCTCAACCTCATCTAGAAATGTCTGAGACTCCAATTCCTTCAAGTTCCTCTGCTTCCTGCATCTACTACTGTTGGCTGACAGATGCATACTTACACGCATTcacatatttaatcatttagtGTTGTGCTTTCAGTTCCATATGGATTTATCAAAGAAATCTACATGAATTCATGTGTACGCACAGCTTCCTACAGCTGACTCGTACAAGGAATTATTAGGGCCatttgtaaatagaaaaaaaggaggagtcgatttctaacaaaaaaaacaaacaacaaaaaactcagaaatgagAAATTTGATTAttctcagagattttctagaaaaaaacaaagatatttttgagctccaaaagtcggaaaattttgagagaaaaaactcaaatgttgagttttttcaacatttgaaaaatgttgaaatgtctGAGATCGACATTTCTGTcgatctcagaaatgttctaggtAAACattccaaaagtcaaaatgttgagtttcaaaagtttaaaagttttaacGTTTGAAAATTTTTTGAGATTCAAAcgttgaacatttttaacttttgaaactcagaaatttccagtttttttctagaaagtttctgagattCATTTCAAAATCTCTGAGTTTTTTGGAGCCAGTTTACTCATCTCTGTTTCTATCTGTAAAAACTCGGGTTGTTTGCGTTTCCCTCATGATTGAGCAGAAAATCCACACCAGCCTTTGTCCATGAGGCTCTGGAGGGGAGGAGAAGGGAAAACACCCTGGAGGCGTTTTAGGCCATGCTGAATGCAGAAGGAGATTGAATGAAAGTGCAGTGCAATgacaatgaaatatttatcaaaaatgctAAACTGTTCCTTAaaaattggttaaaaataaaagaagaagaaagcactTGCTACGCTGCAGCTTGGTGGCGTGTTGACGTCGGAGCGCTCAGAGGAAGGAGGACAGGTTTGCTGCTGTGACGCTTCCCGTCACGTTGTAGACGTGCAGCTCCGGCTCAGGGCCGTAGTAAGGCAGGTAATGGGTCACGTCTGCCAACGTCTGCAGGATATCGTAGGTTACTGCAAACAGGAAGTACGTGGGCAGCAGCCAGGTGAGGCTGAACACACACTCCCCCACTGGCAAAGGGACGGCCAGGTGTCTGGAAACCAGGAGACAGAGAAGCGCCTGAATGCACCGCAGGGACACCTCACACGGCGCCTTGTGAGCAGGCGGCTCATCTGTTCAGGTACTCACTGGAATCGCTCTTCTCTGGACTCCCTCAGCATGATGAACACAAACAGGCCCACTTCAGTGTTGAGGGAAAACGAGACAACTTTGTCCAACATGACAACAAAACCCTGCAGTAGGAGGAGAACAGATTATTCCCACAAATCTACCATTACTCTGTGTGTAGGGgggtgcaggcgtgtgtgtgtgtggtgtgtgtgtcaTTTACCCTGGGATCACACACTGACACAATGAAAATGATCCCAAATCCAAGCAGGGAAAATCCTAGTTGGGCGAaactgagaaacaaaaagacaaaaacggAAAATGAATCGACTTTAAAACCCAAACAGTTTCTGCTTCACTTTTCCAACGTCTGCCTCTGTGTTACAACACTTCAGCTCGAGTAATGCTGATGATTCACTGCGGTGAAACAAAGTGATATAAGGCTGGATCAGGTTTTAACTGTCTCTCACAAAAAGCAAGATAATTCCTGGACAACAACACAATACTTGCATATAATTGAACAGATGAGCCTTCAGGCTTCAGTCAATTGTTCCCAGGATGaaccaaactgcagcagctccatGACTCTCTTCCTTTGTCTTTCTACTCATGTCAAAACAGAAAGCACTGAGTTCC contains:
- the tbl1xr1 gene encoding F-box-like/WD repeat-containing protein TBL1XR1, whose translation is MSISSDEVNFLVYRYLQESGFSHSAFTFGIESHISQSNINGALVPPAALISIIQKGLQYVEAEVSINEDGTLFDGRPIESLSLIDAVMPDVVQTRQQAYRDKMAQQQAAASAPASAAGGSIAGNAKNGENTANGEENGAHALANNHSDLMEVDGDVEIPQNKAMVLRGHESEVFICAWNPVSDLLASGSGDSTARIWNLSENSTSSSTQLVLRHCIREGGQDVPSNKDVTSLDWNSEGTLLATGSYDGFARIWTKDGNLASTLGQHKGPIFALKWNKKGNFILSAGVDKTTIIWDAHTGEAKQQFPFHSAPALDVDWQSNNTFASCSTDMCIHVCKLGQDRPIKTFQGHSNEVNAIKWDPTGNLLASCSDDMTLKIWSMKQDSCIHDLQAHSKEIYTIKWSPTGPGTNNPSANLMLASASFDSTVRLWDVDRGICIHTLTKHQEPVYSVAFSPDGRHLASGSFDKCVHIWNTQTGALVHSYRGTGGIFEVCWNAAGDKVGASASDGSVCVLDLRK